The Ananas comosus cultivar F153 linkage group 7, ASM154086v1, whole genome shotgun sequence genome has a window encoding:
- the LOC109712293 gene encoding uncharacterized protein LOC109712293 isoform X1 — protein MAASRVLQRRLASLLRPNRPPSLVSPGSTWSSYVIGGIRSTQTMTNLITVEDNGNTEDHEASQNHSKPVSNPSDRTSPNTTRESNVRYSAFSNLKSSQRHDLAMIFTCKVCETRSVKTVCRESYEKGVVVARCGGCSNLHLISDRLGWFGEPGSVEDFLAARGEEVKRGSADTLNLTLEDLAGNKSS, from the exons ATGGCCGCTTCTCGCGTGCTTCAGCGGCGCCTCGCCTCTTTGCTCCGTCCCAATCGACCCCCGTCTCTCGTCTCCCCAG GAAGTACATGGTCATCATATGTAATAGGAGGTATAAGAAGTACACAAACAATGACGAACTTGATTACCGTAGAAGATAACGGCAACACCGAGGATCATGAAGCAAGCCAGAATCACTCAAAACCGGTCTCCAACCCGAGTGATCGTACTAGCCCTAACACTACCAGAGAGTCCAATGTGAGATACTCCGCATTCTCAAACCTAAAATCATCGCAGAGGCACGACCTCGCCATGATATTCACGTGCAAGGTGTGTGAGACCCGGTCGGTGAAGACGGTGTGCCGTGAGTCCTACGAGAAGGGCGTCGTGGTTGCCCGGTGCGGGGGGTGCAGCAACCTCCATTTGATCTCCGACCGGCTTGGGTGGTTCGGTGAGCCCGGAAGCGTCGAAGATTTCCTGGCGGCACGAGGAGAGGAGGTGAAGAGAGGTTCTGCAGATACCTTGAATCTTACCTTAGAGGATTTGGCCGGAAATAAGTCATCGTGA
- the LOC109712293 gene encoding DNL-type zinc finger protein isoform X2: MLHDPKGSTWSSYVIGGIRSTQTMTNLITVEDNGNTEDHEASQNHSKPVSNPSDRTSPNTTRESNVRYSAFSNLKSSQRHDLAMIFTCKVCETRSVKTVCRESYEKGVVVARCGGCSNLHLISDRLGWFGEPGSVEDFLAARGEEVKRGSADTLNLTLEDLAGNKSS, translated from the exons ATGTTACATGATCCAAAAG GAAGTACATGGTCATCATATGTAATAGGAGGTATAAGAAGTACACAAACAATGACGAACTTGATTACCGTAGAAGATAACGGCAACACCGAGGATCATGAAGCAAGCCAGAATCACTCAAAACCGGTCTCCAACCCGAGTGATCGTACTAGCCCTAACACTACCAGAGAGTCCAATGTGAGATACTCCGCATTCTCAAACCTAAAATCATCGCAGAGGCACGACCTCGCCATGATATTCACGTGCAAGGTGTGTGAGACCCGGTCGGTGAAGACGGTGTGCCGTGAGTCCTACGAGAAGGGCGTCGTGGTTGCCCGGTGCGGGGGGTGCAGCAACCTCCATTTGATCTCCGACCGGCTTGGGTGGTTCGGTGAGCCCGGAAGCGTCGAAGATTTCCTGGCGGCACGAGGAGAGGAGGTGAAGAGAGGTTCTGCAGATACCTTGAATCTTACCTTAGAGGATTTGGCCGGAAATAAGTCATCGTGA
- the LOC109712713 gene encoding cell division cycle protein 48 homolog: MANQGEAASSSDPKGTKRDFSTAILERKKAPNRLVVDEAVNDDNSVVALHPETMEKLQLFRGDTILIKGKKRRDTICIALADDTCEEPKIRMNKVVRSNLRVRLGDVVSVHQCPDVKYGKRVHILPIDDTIEGVTGNLFDAYLKPYFLEAYRPVRKGDLFLVRGGMRCVEFKVIETDPAEYCVVAPDTEIFCEGEPVKREDEDRLDEVGYDDVGGVRKQMAQIRELVELPLRHPQLFKSIGVKPPKGILLYGPPGSGKTLIARAVANETGAFFFVINGPEIMSKLAGESESNLRKAFEEAEKNAPSIIFIDEIDSIAPKREKTHGEVERRIVSQLLTLMDGLKARAHVIVIGATNRPNSIDPALRRFGRFDREIDIGVPDEVGRLEVLRIHTKNMKLAEDVDLERIAKDTHGYVGADLAALCTEAALQCIREKMDIIDLEDETIDAEILNSMAVTNEHFKTALGTSNPSALRETVVEVPNVSWEDIGGLDNVKRELQETVQYPVEHPEKFEKFGMSPSKGVLFYGPPGCGKTLLAKAIANECQANFISVKGPELLTMWFGESEANVREIFDKARQSAPCVLFFDELDSIATQRGSSVGDAGGAADRVLNQLLTEMDGMSAKKTVFIIGATNRPDIIDPALLRPGRLDQLIYIPLPDEASRHQIFKACLRKSPVAKDVDLHALAKYTQGFSGADITEICQRACKYAIRENIEKDIERERRKRENPEAMEEDDDANDVAEIKAVHFEESMKYARRSVSDADIRKYQAFAQTLQQSRGFGSEFRFSERSEAGAGAAVADPFAASGASADDDDLYS; the protein is encoded by the exons ATGGCGAACCAGGGCGAGGCCGCTTCCTCCTCCGATCC GAAAGGGACGAAGAGGGACTTCTCCACGGCGATCTTGGAGAGGAAGAAGGCTCCGAACCGTTTGGTGGTTGATGAGGCGGTCAACGATGACAATTCGGTGGTCGCGTTGCATCCCGAGACGATGGAGAAGCTCCAGCTCTTCCGCGGCGATACGATCCTTATCAAG GGTAAGAAAAGGAGAGACACTATCTGCATCGCACTTGCCGATGACACTTGTGAAGAGCCTAAGATAAGGATGAACAAGGTTGTCAGGTCTAACCTCAGGGTAAGGCTCGGTGACGTTGTTTCCGTCCATCAGTGCCCGGATGTCAAGTATGGAAAACGTGTGCATATATTGCCTATTGACGACACCATTGAAGGCGTAACTGGCAACTTGTTCGATGCATACCTAAAAC CTTATTTCCTTGAGGCATATCGCCCGGTAAGGAAGGGTGACCTGTTCCTTGTCAGAGGTGGTATGCGTTGTGTGGAGTTCAAAGTGATAGAAACTGACCCTGCTGAATACTGTGTTGTGGCCCCTGACACTGAAATCTTTTGCGAGGGCGAACCCGTAAAAAGAGAGGATGAAGACAGGCTCGATGAAGTAGGGTATGATGATGTTGGTGGGGTTCGCAAGCAGATGGCTCAGATTCGTGAACTAGTTGAATTACCTCTAAGGCACCCTCAACTCTTCAAATCCATCGGAGTAAAGCCACCAAAAGGAATTCTGCTGTACGGCCCTCCTGGTTCTGGGAAAACGCTTATTGCACGAGCAGTTGCTAACGAGACAGGTGCTTTCTTCTTTGTTATAAACGGTCCGGAAATCATGTCGAAGCTAGCAGGAGAAAGTGAAAGCAATCTTAGGAAAGCTTTCGAGGAGGCAGAAAAGAATGCACCCTCGATTATTTTTATTGATGAGATTGATTCTATTGCTCCTAAGAGAGAGAAGACTCATGGGGAGGTTGAGAGGAGAATTGTCTCTCAACTGTTGACTTTGATGGATGGTTTGAAAGCTCGAGCACATGTAATTGTGATTGGAGCCACAAACCGACCTAACAGTATTGACCCTGCTCTTAGAAGGTTTGGGAGGTTTGATAGGGAAATTGATATTGGGGTGCCTGATGAAGTTGGGCGTCTTGAAGTTCTACGCATCCATACCAAGAACATGAAACTTGCTGAAGAT GTTGATTTGGAAAGAATTGCAAAAGACACCCATGGCTATGTTGGTGCCGATTTGGCTGCGCTATGCACTGAAGCTGCTCTACAGTGCATAAGAGAGAAAATGGACATAATTGACTTAGAGGATGAAACTATTGATGCAGAGATACTGAACTCAATGGCTGTCACCAATGAACATTTTAAGACGGCTCTTGGAACCAGCAATCCTTCTGCGCTCCGTGAAACT GTTGTTGAAGTGCCCAATGTCAGCTGGGAAGATATCGGTGGTCTTGATAATGTTAAGAGGGAACTGCAGGAG ACCGTCCAATATCCAGTTGAGCATCCCGAGAAGTTTGAGAAGTTTGGCATGTCGCCTTCCAAGGGAGTCCTGTTCTACGGACCACCTGGTTGTGGCAAAACTTTGTTGGCGAAGGCCATTGCTAATGAATGCCAAGCAAACTTCATCAGTGTGAAGGGTCCTGAACTGCTCACCATGTGGTTTGGCGAGAGTGAAGCGAATGTTCGTGAAATTTTCGACAAGGCTCGCCAATCTGCGCCATGCGTCCTCTTCTTTGATGAGCTCGATTCCATTGCAACCCAG AGAGGTAGCAGTGTGGGAGATGCAGGAGGCGCTGCAGACAGGGTTCTCAACCAGCTCTTGACAGAGATGGATGGAATGTCTGCTAAGAAAACTGTCTTTATTATTGGAGCGACCAACAGACCCGACATTATTGACCCGGCGCTACTAAGGCCAGGACGGCTGGACCAATTAATTTATATTCCTTTGCCTGATGAGGCTTCTCGCCACCAGATTTTCAAAGCTTGCCTTAGGAAGTCCCCTGTCGCTAAGGATGTGGATTTGCACGCCCTTGCGAAGTACACCCAAGGCTTTAGCGGTGCAGATATCACAGAGATTTGCCAGCGGGCTTGCAAATATGCCATTAGAGAGAACATTGAGAAG gatatagaaagagagaggaggaagagggagaaccCGGAAGCAATGGAGGAAGACGACGACGCCAACGACGTGGCGGAGATCAAGGCCGTCCATTTCGAGGAATCCATGAAGTACGCGCGTCGGAGTGTCAGCGACGCCGACATCAGGAAATACCAGGCATTCGCGCAGACTTTACAGCAATCGAGGGGGTTCGGCAGTGAGTTCCGCTTCTCAGAGCGGTCTGAGGCTGGTGCGGGAGCCGCCGTGGCCGACCCATTTGCTGCTTCTGGTGCCTCAGCGGACGATGATGATTTATACAGTTAA
- the LOC109713047 gene encoding purple acid phosphatase 23 isoform X1, with protein sequence MMAHPNLLLLLLLLSSAAAAEPIPTTLDGPFPPTTRRFDPSLRRGSDDVPLSDPRLAKKVESPFPEQIALAASSSPSSIWISWITGDAQIGSDVSPLDPSAVASEVWYGEESGEYPLMAKGAALVYSQLYPYEGLLNYTSGIIHHVRIDGLHPGKRYYYKCGDSSLKALSEEHSFETLPSPAPDMYPHRIAVIGDLGLTSNSTTTIDHLAQNDPSLILMVGDLTYANQYLTTGGKGASCFSCSFPNAPIRETYQPRWDGWGRFMEPLTSKIPMMVIEGNHEIEPQAGGVTFKSYLSRFSVPSQESGSNSSFYYSFNAGGVHFIMLGAYVDYNRTGAQYAWLKSDLHQVDREVTPWVVATWHPPWYNSYSSHYQEFECMRQQMEGLLYQYGVDVVFSGHVHAYERMNRVFNYTLDPCGPVYITVGDGGNIEQIDIDHADDPEKCPSQSDNIPEFGGVCHLNFSSGPAKGKFCWDQQPEWSAFRDSSFGHGILEVINSTYALWTWHRNQDIYGENSTGDQIYIVRQPDKCSLHIGNVTSHNCSHSSIDCAQSNQSEKQAVQMSCLFATLVLGSISIILSFTLHIY encoded by the exons ATGATGGCGCATCcgaaccttctcctcctcctcctcctcctctcctcggcggcggcggcggagccgaTCCCGACGACCCTCGATGGCCCCTTCCCCCCCACCACGCGGCGCTTCGACCCCTCCCTCCGCCGCGGCAGCGACGACGTCCCCCTCTCCGACCCCCGCCTCGCCAAGAAGGTGGAGTCCCCGTTCCCCGAGCAAATCGCCCTCGCCgcttcctcctctccctcctccatCTGGATCTCCTGGATCACCG GGGACGCGCAGATCGGGTCGGATGTGTCGCCGCTGGATCCGTCGGCGGTGGCGAGCGAGGTGTGGTACGGCGAGGAGAGCGGGGAGTATCCCTTGATGGCGAAGGGGGCGGCGCTTGTTTATAGCCAGTTGTATCCCTACGAGGGTCTCTTGAATTATACCTCTGGGATCATTCACCATGTGAGGATTGATG GCCTTCATCCTGGAAAGAGGTATTACTACAAATGTGGGGATAGCTCCTTAAAGGCTTTGAGTGAGGAACACTCGTTTGAGACATTACCCTCACCTGCGCCGGACATGTATCCTCATCGGATCGCAGTGATTGGTGATCTAGGCCTTACGAGCAACTCTACAACTACAATCGATCACTTAGCTCAGAATGACCCCTCATTGATTTTGATGGTCGGAGACTTGACCTATGCAAATCAATACTTGACAACCGGTGGGAAAGGAGCTTCTTGCTTTTCCTGTTCATTCCCAAACGCGCCCATTAGAGAAACTTACCAACCACGCTGGGATGGGTGGGGAAG GTTCATGGAACCTTTGACATCAAAGATTCCGATGATGGTGATTGAAGGGAATCATGAAATTGAGCCCCAAGCTGGTGGAGTGACATTCAAATCTTACCTATCTCGATTTTCTGTTCCCTCACAAGAAAGTGGCTCCAACAGTAGCTTCTATTACTCCTTTAATGCTGGTGGAGTACATTTTATCATGCTGGGTGCATATGTTGACTATAACCGAACAG GTGCTCAATATGCTTGGCTAAAATCTGACTTGCACCAGGTTGACCGCGAAGTCACTCCCTGGGTTGTCGCAACTTGGCATCCGCCATGGTATAACAGCTATTCATCTCACTATCAGGAATTTGAGTGCATGAGACAGCAAATGGAAGGGCTTTTGTATCAATATGGTGTTGACGTAGTCTTTTCTGGTCAT GTTCATGCATACGAACGTATGAACAGAGTATTCAATTATACATTGGATCCTTGTGGGCCAGTTTACATAACTGTAGGGGATGGTGGAAATATCGAGCAAATCGACATTGACCACGCAGATGATCCTGAAAAATGTCCTTCACAAAGTGATAATATTCCAGAATTTGGAGGGGTTTGCCACTTGAATTTCTCATCTGGTCCTGCTAAGGGCAAATTTTGCTGGGATCAGCAGCCAGAATGGAGTGCTTTCAGAGACAGCAGTTTTGGCCATGGAATTCTAGAG GTTATTAACTCGACATATGCCCTGTGGACATGGCATCGTAATCAGGATATCTATGGAGAAAACAGTACCGGAGATCAGATATATATAGTTCGACAACCGGATAAGTGTTCACTGCACATTGGAAATGTCACTTCACATAACTG TTCTCACTCTTCTATAGACTGCGCGCAATCAAATCAATCCGAAAAACAAGCTGTTCAAATGAGTTGCCTCTTCGCTACTCTTGTACTCGGATCTATCAGTATAATCCTCAGCTTCACCTTGCACATCTATTGA
- the LOC109713047 gene encoding purple acid phosphatase 23 isoform X3, whose product MMAHPNLLLLLLLLSSAAAAEPIPTTLDGPFPPTTRRFDPSLRRGSDDVPLSDPRLAKKVESPFPEQIALAASSSPSSIWISWITGDAQIGSDVSPLDPSAVASEVWYGEESGEYPLMAKGAALVYSQLYPYEGLLNYTSGIIHHVRIDGLHPGKRYYYKCGDSSLKALSEEHSFETLPSPAPDMYPHRIAVIGDLGLTSNSTTTIDHLAQNDPSLILMVGDLTYANQYLTTGGKGASCFSCSFPNAPIRETYQPRWDGWGRFMEPLTSKIPMMVIEGNHEIEPQAGGVTFKSYLSRFSVPSQESGSNSSFYYSFNAGGVHFIMLGAYVDYNRTGAQYAWLKSDLHQVDREVTPWVVATWHPPWYNSYSSHYQEFECMRQQMEGLLYQYGVDVVFSGHVHAYERMNRVFNYTLDPCGPVYITVGDGGNIEQIDIDHADDPEKCPSQSDNIPEFGGVCHLNFSSGPAKGKFCWDQQPEWSAFRDSSFGHGILEVINSTYALWTWHRNQDIYGENSTGDQIYIVRQPDKCSLHIGNVTSHN is encoded by the exons ATGATGGCGCATCcgaaccttctcctcctcctcctcctcctctcctcggcggcggcggcggagccgaTCCCGACGACCCTCGATGGCCCCTTCCCCCCCACCACGCGGCGCTTCGACCCCTCCCTCCGCCGCGGCAGCGACGACGTCCCCCTCTCCGACCCCCGCCTCGCCAAGAAGGTGGAGTCCCCGTTCCCCGAGCAAATCGCCCTCGCCgcttcctcctctccctcctccatCTGGATCTCCTGGATCACCG GGGACGCGCAGATCGGGTCGGATGTGTCGCCGCTGGATCCGTCGGCGGTGGCGAGCGAGGTGTGGTACGGCGAGGAGAGCGGGGAGTATCCCTTGATGGCGAAGGGGGCGGCGCTTGTTTATAGCCAGTTGTATCCCTACGAGGGTCTCTTGAATTATACCTCTGGGATCATTCACCATGTGAGGATTGATG GCCTTCATCCTGGAAAGAGGTATTACTACAAATGTGGGGATAGCTCCTTAAAGGCTTTGAGTGAGGAACACTCGTTTGAGACATTACCCTCACCTGCGCCGGACATGTATCCTCATCGGATCGCAGTGATTGGTGATCTAGGCCTTACGAGCAACTCTACAACTACAATCGATCACTTAGCTCAGAATGACCCCTCATTGATTTTGATGGTCGGAGACTTGACCTATGCAAATCAATACTTGACAACCGGTGGGAAAGGAGCTTCTTGCTTTTCCTGTTCATTCCCAAACGCGCCCATTAGAGAAACTTACCAACCACGCTGGGATGGGTGGGGAAG GTTCATGGAACCTTTGACATCAAAGATTCCGATGATGGTGATTGAAGGGAATCATGAAATTGAGCCCCAAGCTGGTGGAGTGACATTCAAATCTTACCTATCTCGATTTTCTGTTCCCTCACAAGAAAGTGGCTCCAACAGTAGCTTCTATTACTCCTTTAATGCTGGTGGAGTACATTTTATCATGCTGGGTGCATATGTTGACTATAACCGAACAG GTGCTCAATATGCTTGGCTAAAATCTGACTTGCACCAGGTTGACCGCGAAGTCACTCCCTGGGTTGTCGCAACTTGGCATCCGCCATGGTATAACAGCTATTCATCTCACTATCAGGAATTTGAGTGCATGAGACAGCAAATGGAAGGGCTTTTGTATCAATATGGTGTTGACGTAGTCTTTTCTGGTCAT GTTCATGCATACGAACGTATGAACAGAGTATTCAATTATACATTGGATCCTTGTGGGCCAGTTTACATAACTGTAGGGGATGGTGGAAATATCGAGCAAATCGACATTGACCACGCAGATGATCCTGAAAAATGTCCTTCACAAAGTGATAATATTCCAGAATTTGGAGGGGTTTGCCACTTGAATTTCTCATCTGGTCCTGCTAAGGGCAAATTTTGCTGGGATCAGCAGCCAGAATGGAGTGCTTTCAGAGACAGCAGTTTTGGCCATGGAATTCTAGAG GTTATTAACTCGACATATGCCCTGTGGACATGGCATCGTAATCAGGATATCTATGGAGAAAACAGTACCGGAGATCAGATATATATAGTTCGACAACCGGATAAGTGTTCACTGCACATTGGAAATGTCACTTCACATAACTG A
- the LOC109713047 gene encoding purple acid phosphatase 23 isoform X2, with translation MMAHPNLLLLLLLLSSAAAAEPIPTTLDGPFPPTTRRFDPSLRRGSDDVPLSDPRLAKKVESPFPEQIALAASSSPSSIWISWITGDAQIGSDVSPLDPSAVASEVWYGEESGEYPLMAKGAALVYSQLYPYEGLLNYTSGIIHHVRIDGLHPGKRYYYKCGDSSLKALSEEHSFETLPSPAPDMYPHRIAVIGDLGLTSNSTTTIDHLAQNDPSLILMVGDLTYANQYLTTGGKGASCFSCSFPNAPIRETYQPRWDGWGRFMEPLTSKIPMMVIEGNHEIEPQAGGVTFKSYLSRFSVPSQESGSNSSFYYSFNAGGVHFIMLGAYVDYNRTGAQYAWLKSDLHQVDREVTPWVVATWHPPWYNSYSSHYQEFECMRQQMEGLLYQYGVDVVFSGHVHAYERMNRVFNYTLDPCGPVYITVGDGGNIEQIDIDHADDPEKCPSQSDNIPEFGGVCHLNFSSGPAKGKFCWDQQPEWSAFRDSSFGHGILEVINSTYALWTWHRNQDIYGENSTGDQIYIVRQPDKCSLHIGNVTSHNW, from the exons ATGATGGCGCATCcgaaccttctcctcctcctcctcctcctctcctcggcggcggcggcggagccgaTCCCGACGACCCTCGATGGCCCCTTCCCCCCCACCACGCGGCGCTTCGACCCCTCCCTCCGCCGCGGCAGCGACGACGTCCCCCTCTCCGACCCCCGCCTCGCCAAGAAGGTGGAGTCCCCGTTCCCCGAGCAAATCGCCCTCGCCgcttcctcctctccctcctccatCTGGATCTCCTGGATCACCG GGGACGCGCAGATCGGGTCGGATGTGTCGCCGCTGGATCCGTCGGCGGTGGCGAGCGAGGTGTGGTACGGCGAGGAGAGCGGGGAGTATCCCTTGATGGCGAAGGGGGCGGCGCTTGTTTATAGCCAGTTGTATCCCTACGAGGGTCTCTTGAATTATACCTCTGGGATCATTCACCATGTGAGGATTGATG GCCTTCATCCTGGAAAGAGGTATTACTACAAATGTGGGGATAGCTCCTTAAAGGCTTTGAGTGAGGAACACTCGTTTGAGACATTACCCTCACCTGCGCCGGACATGTATCCTCATCGGATCGCAGTGATTGGTGATCTAGGCCTTACGAGCAACTCTACAACTACAATCGATCACTTAGCTCAGAATGACCCCTCATTGATTTTGATGGTCGGAGACTTGACCTATGCAAATCAATACTTGACAACCGGTGGGAAAGGAGCTTCTTGCTTTTCCTGTTCATTCCCAAACGCGCCCATTAGAGAAACTTACCAACCACGCTGGGATGGGTGGGGAAG GTTCATGGAACCTTTGACATCAAAGATTCCGATGATGGTGATTGAAGGGAATCATGAAATTGAGCCCCAAGCTGGTGGAGTGACATTCAAATCTTACCTATCTCGATTTTCTGTTCCCTCACAAGAAAGTGGCTCCAACAGTAGCTTCTATTACTCCTTTAATGCTGGTGGAGTACATTTTATCATGCTGGGTGCATATGTTGACTATAACCGAACAG GTGCTCAATATGCTTGGCTAAAATCTGACTTGCACCAGGTTGACCGCGAAGTCACTCCCTGGGTTGTCGCAACTTGGCATCCGCCATGGTATAACAGCTATTCATCTCACTATCAGGAATTTGAGTGCATGAGACAGCAAATGGAAGGGCTTTTGTATCAATATGGTGTTGACGTAGTCTTTTCTGGTCAT GTTCATGCATACGAACGTATGAACAGAGTATTCAATTATACATTGGATCCTTGTGGGCCAGTTTACATAACTGTAGGGGATGGTGGAAATATCGAGCAAATCGACATTGACCACGCAGATGATCCTGAAAAATGTCCTTCACAAAGTGATAATATTCCAGAATTTGGAGGGGTTTGCCACTTGAATTTCTCATCTGGTCCTGCTAAGGGCAAATTTTGCTGGGATCAGCAGCCAGAATGGAGTGCTTTCAGAGACAGCAGTTTTGGCCATGGAATTCTAGAG GTTATTAACTCGACATATGCCCTGTGGACATGGCATCGTAATCAGGATATCTATGGAGAAAACAGTACCGGAGATCAGATATATATAGTTCGACAACCGGATAAGTGTTCACTGCACATTGGAAATGTCACTTCACATAACTGGTGA
- the LOC109713487 gene encoding uncharacterized protein LOC109713487 codes for MSNKVILTYKRKRFSSQAHSLSSLPADSSSKSPIGISPKRTRLNAESETQIQHLKEDNSAVNIGKDAQLGSIPAECLLEPKKDEDLSEELPLQQSRTSKSVENLVAASSEVNKEPNIVHGESHLNGTREDESRNKIANAVKNSEKNTSLNNTTEQKDRIINKEQSISPPESTCLTKIDSRESGCLSSRGHLAASVDEENEGRIKELEWLETLDKALQEKKKGKMCWPNEQINVEQPFSGMPSTTFPADSYALVQHNQDVSAGFTNQTAPLLARALLANVGETVSERKQQEERISLSLSMNFFKPSPLNFEPPGFSSKGSQTMPWQSNPSIKDIFDYGTKGPRWTSSFENVTSLRHKQILENITSGSSMLKERLGAFSDKMMRSIDWSEDELDFLWIGVRRYGLNNWHAMLSDPRLCFLRSRVPEDLAERWGIEQRILLTGILSHPAAANDSWGSKSEVGNRYGGNGNWAWSSELPNSSTETQLSLGDVYLRNSNTSYQNPNLFANESSSSSAFLSNFLFGSNSIYPRYFRAQNTRYDFDSPVLPKKSVDRSNLEPQTTPSSSNNLPHWLKEVIPTPRPSNDLQIGSSVKESRKRGILKRKSAASGGKSGGLRASDGPSSEPLTGSRLDLHQKPVLATAGFGLNSGLDLNKKSSNEPINLVVIDSDVSSEETISDEQSSRW; via the exons GCCGTTAACATTGGAAAAGACGCCCAACTTGGATCTATTCCTGCTGAATGCCTGCTTGAACCAAAAAA AGATGAAGACTTAAGTGAAGAATTGCCTCTTCAGCAATCTCGTACCTCAAAAAGTGTTGAAAATCTTGTGGCTGCTTCATCTGAAGTCAATAAAGAACCCAATATAGTGCATGGAGAAAGTCATTTAAACGGCACTAGAGAGGATGAATCAAGAAATAAGATAGCTAATGCTGTCAAAAACTCCGAAAAAAATACTTCACTTAATAATACTACAGAACAGAAGGATCGAATAATTAATAAGGAGCAATCTATTTCCCCTCCAGAGTCTACTTGCCTAACTAAGATCGATTCGAGAGAATCCGGATGTTTGTCGTCAAGGGGCCATCTTGCAGCTTCGGTGGATGAGGAAAATGAGGGGAGAATCAAAGAGTTGGAATGGTTGGAAACGCTTGATAAAGCACttcaagagaaaaagaaagggaagaTGTGCTGGCCGAACGAGCAAATTAATGTCGAACAACCATTCAGTGGAATGCCATCCACTACATTCCCAGCTGATTCATATGCTCTGGTTCAACACAACCAG GACGTCTCTGCGGGCTTTACGAATCAAACTGCACCACTACTGGCACGAGCGCTCTTGGCAAATGTAGGCGAGACCGTCTCGGAAAGAAAGCAGCAAGAAGAGCGAATAAGTTTGTCTCTCAGCATGAATTTTTTCAAGCCTTCTCCACTGAATTTTGAGCCTCCAGGTTTCTCATCTAAAGGCTCGCAGACAATGCCATGGCAATCAAATCCGAGCATCAAAGATATATTCGATTATGGCACCAAGGGGCCGCGATGGACCAGCTCTTTCGAAAATGTAACATCGTTGAGGCACAAACAAATACTGGAAAATATTACAAGTGGGTCGTCAATGTTGAAAGAACGGTTAGGCGCCTTCTCGGATAAGATGATGCGTTCGATCGATTGGTCGGAGGATGAATTGGATTTTCTCTGGATCGGCGTGAGAAGGTATGGACTAAATAATTGGCATGCGATGCTGAGTGATCCACGACTCTGCTTTTTAAGATCGAGAGTTCCGGAGGATTTAGCTGAAAGGTGGGGGATAGAGCAGAGAATACTTCTAACCGGTATATTGTCTCACCCTGCTGCGGCAAATGATTCTTGGGGATCAAAATCAGAAGTAGGAAATCGGTATGGTGGAAACGGAAATTGGGCATGGAGTTCGGAATTGCCCAATTCCTCCACAGAAACTCAACTTTCTCTGGGAGATGTATACCTTCGGAACAGTAACACCTCGTATCAAAATCCTAATCTGTTTGCGAATGAAAGCTCATCCTCAAGTGCTTTTCTCAGCAACTTCTTATTCGGTTCCAACTCCATTTATCCACGGTATTTCAGAGCTCAAAACACAAGGTACGATTTCGACTCACCGGTGCTTCCTAAGAAATCAGTAGATAGATCGAATCTCGAGCCTCAAACTACTCCGTCGTCGAGCAACAATCTTCCACATTGGCTCAAAGAAGTGATACCGACGCCAAGACCGAGTAACGATCTACAGATCGGCTCTTCAGTTAAAGAATCTCGAAAGAGAGGCATACTAAAGCGGAAGAGCGCGGCTTCTGGTGGAAAGTCAGGCGGCTTGAGGGCATCTGATGGTCCATCATCCGAGCCACTGACAGGATCGCGGCTTGACCTGCATCAAAAGCCCGTATTGGCAACTGCAGGTTTTGGATTGAACAGCGGGTTGGATCTGAATAAGAAAAGCTCCAACGAACCGATTAACTTGGTTGTGATTGATAGTGATGTGTCGTCGGAGGAGACGATATCGGATGAACAGAGCAGTAGATggtag